From Streptomyces griseorubiginosus, one genomic window encodes:
- the afsQ1 gene encoding two-component system response regulator AfsQ1, whose product MPSLLLIEDDDAIRTALELSLTRQGHRVATAATGEDGLKLLREQRPDLIVLDVMLPGIDGFEVCRRIRRTDQLPIILLTARSDDIDVVVGLESGADDYVVKPIQGRVLDARIRAVLRRGERESTDAASFGSLVIDRAAMTVTKNGEDLQLTPTELRLLLELSRRPGQALSRQQLLRLVWEHDYLGDSRLVDACVQRLRAKVEDVPSSPTLIRTVRGVGYRLDTPQ is encoded by the coding sequence GTGCCTTCCCTGTTGCTGATCGAGGACGACGACGCCATCCGTACCGCCCTGGAGCTGAGCCTCACGCGCCAGGGCCACCGGGTTGCCACCGCTGCCACCGGCGAGGACGGCCTCAAACTGCTGCGTGAGCAGCGGCCGGACCTGATCGTGCTGGACGTGATGCTGCCCGGTATCGACGGGTTCGAGGTGTGCCGGCGCATCCGGCGCACGGACCAGCTGCCGATCATTCTGCTGACCGCGCGCAGCGACGACATCGACGTGGTGGTCGGGCTGGAGTCCGGCGCCGACGACTACGTGGTCAAGCCGATCCAGGGGCGGGTCCTCGACGCCCGGATCCGGGCCGTGCTGCGGCGCGGTGAACGCGAGTCGACGGACGCGGCGAGCTTCGGGTCCCTGGTCATCGACCGTGCGGCCATGACCGTCACGAAGAACGGCGAGGACCTCCAGCTCACGCCCACCGAACTCAGGCTGCTCCTGGAGCTGTCCCGGCGGCCCGGTCAGGCGCTGTCCCGCCAGCAGTTGCTGCGCCTGGTGTGGGAGCACGACTACCTCGGTGACTCGCGCCTGGTGGACGCCTGTGTGCAGCGGCTGCGCGCCAAGGTCGAGGACGTGCCGTCGTCCCCGACGCTGATCCGGACCGTGCGGGGCGTGGGCTACCGGCTGGACACGCCTCAGTGA
- a CDS encoding HAMP domain-containing sensor histidine kinase, giving the protein MTEAQGGLRGWFAARKGVWSRLRFTSLRLRLVVVFGLVALTAAVSASGIAYWLNREAVLTRAQDAVLRDFQQEMQNRAGALPADPTQDELQQAAGQMAGSSQRFSVLLVADDVNGRTVYGNSGALDGFTLQDVPVSLREAVNEKQKVDSANKSAYHLYWQRIVDHDTPYLVAGTRVIGGGPTGYMLKSLEPEAKDLNSLAWSLGIATGLALIGSALLAQAAATTVLKPVHRLGVAARRLGEGRLDTRLRVSGTDELADLSRTFNYAAEALEKRVEDMAARDDASRRFVADMSHELRTPLTAITAVTEILEEELEAESGSMDPMIEPAVRLVVSETRRLNDLVENLMEVTRFDAGTARLVLDDVDVADQITACIDARAWLDAVELDAERGIHARLDPRRLDVILANLIGNALKHGGSPVRVAVRAADDEVVIRVRDHGPGIPEDVLPHVFDRFYKASASRPRSEGSGLGLSIALENAHIHGGEITAANSPDGGAVFTLHLPRDASALAEQLTETKKDDAGASKGDV; this is encoded by the coding sequence GTGACCGAAGCGCAAGGGGGGCTCCGCGGCTGGTTCGCGGCTCGCAAGGGTGTGTGGTCACGGCTGCGTTTCACCAGTCTGCGACTGCGTCTGGTCGTGGTGTTCGGCCTGGTGGCGCTGACCGCCGCCGTGTCCGCGTCCGGGATCGCCTACTGGCTCAACCGCGAGGCCGTCCTCACCCGCGCCCAGGACGCGGTGCTGCGGGACTTCCAGCAGGAGATGCAGAACCGCGCGGGCGCCCTGCCGGCGGATCCCACACAGGACGAACTCCAGCAGGCCGCCGGGCAGATGGCGGGCAGCAGCCAGCGCTTCAGCGTGCTGCTGGTCGCCGACGACGTGAACGGCAGGACGGTGTACGGCAATTCGGGCGCCCTGGACGGGTTCACGCTCCAGGACGTGCCGGTGTCGCTGCGCGAGGCGGTGAACGAGAAGCAGAAGGTCGACTCCGCCAACAAGTCCGCCTACCACCTGTACTGGCAGCGGATCGTCGACCACGACACGCCGTATCTGGTCGCCGGTACGCGCGTGATCGGCGGCGGACCGACCGGCTACATGCTCAAGTCCCTCGAGCCTGAGGCCAAGGACCTCAACTCCCTTGCCTGGTCGCTGGGTATCGCCACCGGCCTCGCCCTGATCGGCTCCGCGCTGCTCGCGCAGGCCGCCGCGACGACCGTACTGAAGCCGGTGCACCGGCTGGGGGTGGCCGCCCGGCGGCTCGGCGAGGGCAGGCTGGACACCCGGCTCAGGGTCTCCGGTACCGACGAACTCGCGGACCTGTCACGGACGTTCAACTACGCGGCCGAGGCGCTGGAGAAGCGGGTCGAGGACATGGCCGCGCGCGACGACGCCTCGCGGCGCTTCGTGGCGGACATGAGCCACGAGCTGCGGACGCCGCTGACCGCGATCACCGCCGTCACGGAGATCCTGGAGGAGGAGCTGGAGGCGGAGTCCGGCTCCATGGACCCGATGATCGAACCGGCGGTCCGGCTGGTGGTCAGCGAGACCCGCAGGCTCAACGACCTGGTGGAGAACCTGATGGAGGTCACCCGCTTCGACGCGGGTACGGCCCGGCTGGTCCTCGACGACGTCGACGTGGCCGACCAGATCACGGCGTGCATCGACGCGCGCGCGTGGCTGGACGCGGTGGAGCTGGACGCCGAGCGCGGGATCCACGCCCGCCTGGACCCGCGGCGCCTGGACGTCATCCTGGCCAACCTCATCGGCAACGCGCTCAAGCACGGTGGCTCGCCGGTGCGGGTGGCCGTGCGCGCCGCGGACGACGAGGTGGTCATCCGGGTCCGGGACCACGGTCCCGGCATCCCCGAGGACGTCCTCCCGCACGTCTTCGACCGCTTCTACAAGGCCAGCGCCTCCCGCCCCCGCTCCGAGGGCAGCGGCCTCGGCCTCTCCATCGCCCTGGAGAACGCCCACATCCACGGCGGCGAGATCACCGCGGCCAACTCCCCCGACGGCGGCGCCGTGTTCACCCTCCACCTTCCCCGCGACGCCTCGGCCCTGGCAGAACAACTGACAGAAACCAAGAAGGACGACGCCGGGGCGAGCAAGGGGGACGTGTGA
- a CDS encoding VanZ family protein — protein sequence MQQGFIGGNAALRVRVAGGVLLVAHLAFVAWYTLRPLDVPWVVPANLHPLAGIRADLALGWQEAARRIGEGLALLAPLGVLIPMAHGRLWASTLGSLVRTSAAGALISLGIALLQTGVPGQVVDIDSLLLNTAGVALAHLAVVPAARHWLRRGTGPDPRPSVRQEEPAQGRTPTIPRVGIAP from the coding sequence GTGCAGCAAGGCTTCATCGGCGGCAATGCCGCCCTTCGCGTCCGTGTGGCAGGAGGTGTCCTCCTCGTCGCACACCTCGCGTTCGTCGCCTGGTACACGCTGCGGCCACTGGACGTCCCGTGGGTCGTCCCCGCCAACCTGCACCCCCTGGCCGGCATCCGCGCCGACCTCGCCCTCGGCTGGCAGGAGGCGGCCCGCCGGATCGGCGAGGGGCTCGCCCTGCTCGCCCCGCTCGGCGTCCTGATCCCGATGGCGCACGGCAGGCTCTGGGCGTCCACGCTGGGCTCCCTGGTCCGTACGTCCGCCGCGGGCGCCCTGATCTCCCTGGGTATCGCGCTGCTCCAGACCGGTGTCCCCGGCCAGGTCGTCGACATCGACTCGCTGCTCCTGAACACCGCCGGTGTGGCGCTCGCGCACCTCGCGGTCGTGCCGGCGGCCCGCCACTGGCTCCGCCGCGGGACCGGGCCCGACCCTCGCCCGTCCGTCCGCCAGGAGGAGCCGGCTCAGGGTAGGACCCCGACGATTCCCAGGGTCGGGATCGCACCGTAG
- a CDS encoding PspC domain-containing protein, with translation MSRLARPTNGRMIGGVCAALARRFGTSATTMRVIFLVSCLLPGPQFLLYIALWILFPSEDKAQAAW, from the coding sequence ATGTCCCGCCTCGCCCGCCCCACCAACGGCCGCATGATCGGCGGAGTGTGTGCCGCGCTGGCACGGCGCTTCGGCACCTCCGCGACCACCATGCGCGTGATCTTCCTGGTCTCCTGCCTGCTGCCGGGCCCGCAGTTCCTGCTCTACATCGCCCTGTGGATCCTGTTCCCCTCGGAGGACAAGGCGCAGGCCGCCTGGTAG
- a CDS encoding ATP-binding protein, which produces MKQSAAKTLGVAALGAAFAAAGAGAANAAPAVPDASQALGTVSQGLPTENLTKALPGAGEALAQAQPALGAGLAAAQPAAQRVLADGPTAPVAGLLGGLPIGKVLPGGGAGTGVNGLPLG; this is translated from the coding sequence ATGAAGCAGTCTGCTGCCAAGACCCTCGGTGTCGCCGCCCTCGGTGCCGCCTTCGCCGCGGCCGGCGCGGGTGCCGCGAACGCCGCTCCGGCGGTCCCGGACGCCTCCCAGGCGCTCGGCACCGTCTCCCAGGGGCTCCCCACCGAGAACCTCACCAAGGCGCTCCCGGGTGCCGGTGAGGCGCTGGCGCAGGCCCAGCCGGCGCTCGGCGCGGGCCTCGCGGCCGCGCAGCCCGCCGCCCAGCGGGTGCTCGCCGACGGTCCGACCGCGCCCGTCGCCGGTCTCCTCGGCGGCCTGCCGATCGGCAAGGTGCTGCCCGGCGGTGGCGCCGGCACCGGCGTGAACGGCCTGCCGCTCGGCTGA
- a CDS encoding adenosine deaminase, which yields MTSKTDRTGTSPSSDQIRRAPKVLLHDHLDGGLRPGTIVDLARETGYGQLPEHDADRLGVWFREAADSGSLERYLETFSHTVGVMQTREALTRVAAECAEDLAEDGVVYAEVRYAPEQHLEKGLTLEEVVEAVNEGFREGERRARANGHRIRVGALLTAMRHAARALEIAELANRYRDLGVVGFDIAGAEAGYPPTRHLDAFEYLKRENNHFTIHAGEAFGLPSIWQALQWCGADRLGHGVRIIDDIQVHEDGTVKLGRLASYVRDKRIPLELCPSSNLQTGAAASYAEHPIGLLRRLHFRATVNTDNRLMSGTSMSREFEHLVDAFGYTLDDMQWFSVNAMKSAFIPFDERLAMINDVIKPGYAELKSEWLFQQTASTSGSVAEDG from the coding sequence ATGACGAGCAAGACTGACCGGACGGGGACCTCCCCGAGCTCGGACCAGATCCGCCGGGCACCCAAGGTTCTGCTGCACGATCACCTCGACGGCGGGCTGCGCCCCGGCACGATCGTCGACCTCGCCCGGGAGACCGGGTACGGCCAACTCCCCGAGCACGACGCGGACCGGCTCGGCGTCTGGTTCCGCGAGGCCGCCGACTCCGGTTCGCTGGAGCGGTACCTGGAGACCTTCTCGCACACCGTCGGCGTCATGCAGACCCGCGAGGCCCTGACCCGGGTGGCCGCCGAGTGCGCCGAGGACCTCGCCGAGGACGGCGTCGTCTACGCCGAGGTCCGGTACGCCCCCGAACAGCATCTCGAGAAGGGCCTGACCCTCGAAGAGGTCGTCGAGGCCGTCAACGAGGGCTTCCGGGAAGGCGAGCGGAGGGCCAGGGCGAACGGCCACCGCATCCGCGTCGGCGCCCTGCTGACCGCGATGCGGCACGCGGCCCGCGCCCTGGAGATCGCCGAACTCGCCAACCGGTACCGCGACCTGGGCGTCGTCGGCTTCGACATCGCGGGCGCCGAGGCCGGCTACCCGCCCACCCGGCACCTCGACGCCTTCGAGTACCTCAAGCGCGAGAACAACCACTTCACCATCCACGCCGGCGAGGCCTTCGGACTGCCGTCCATCTGGCAGGCGCTCCAGTGGTGCGGCGCCGACCGGCTCGGGCACGGCGTGCGCATCATCGACGACATCCAGGTCCACGAGGACGGCACCGTCAAGCTCGGCCGGCTCGCCTCCTACGTCCGGGACAAGCGGATCCCGCTGGAGCTGTGCCCCAGCTCCAACCTCCAGACCGGGGCGGCCGCCTCGTACGCCGAGCACCCGATCGGACTCCTGCGGCGGCTGCACTTCCGGGCGACGGTGAACACCGACAACCGGCTGATGTCCGGGACCAGCATGAGCCGGGAATTCGAGCATCTTGTCGACGCGTTCGGTTATACGCTCGACGACATGCAGTGGTTCTCCGTCAATGCGATGAAATCAGCGTTCATTCCTTTCGATGAACGACTCGCGATGATCAATGACGTCATCAAGCCCGGATATGCCGAGCTGAAGTCCGAATGGCTGTTCCAGCAGACGGCCTCCACCAGCGGTTCTGTGGCCGAGGACGGCTGA
- a CDS encoding alpha/beta hydrolase: MAQQATPVRSARLGRTLGPEPAAVSGVVLLLPSGDETSLRRPSAMRLPSAVRSLGRRLARAGRSDGLAAHLVHYRYRGWNGSEAHLAQDANWAADEVVRRYGDVSVALVGVGMGGRAALHAGGHEAVNSVVAIAPWLPEEDMAASPEPVKQLVGRRVLVVHGTNDRRTDPELSFRLASRAKKANRDVCRFEVHSDGHGLHQYRSEVQALTEDFVMGALFGRALSRPVQDALAAPPPLGLRMPLASGFGGRRR, from the coding sequence ATGGCACAGCAAGCGACGCCGGTTCGCAGCGCCCGACTGGGCAGGACACTCGGCCCGGAGCCGGCGGCGGTGAGCGGTGTGGTGCTGCTCCTCCCGAGCGGCGACGAAACCTCTCTGCGCAGGCCCTCCGCCATGCGACTGCCGTCCGCCGTACGGTCGTTGGGGCGGCGGCTGGCCCGCGCGGGCCGGTCGGACGGACTGGCGGCGCACCTCGTGCACTACCGCTACCGCGGGTGGAACGGCAGCGAGGCGCATCTCGCGCAGGACGCCAACTGGGCCGCGGACGAGGTCGTACGGCGCTACGGCGACGTCTCCGTGGCCCTGGTCGGCGTCGGCATGGGCGGGCGGGCGGCGCTGCACGCGGGCGGGCACGAGGCGGTCAACTCCGTGGTGGCGATCGCGCCTTGGCTGCCCGAGGAGGACATGGCGGCCTCCCCCGAACCGGTGAAGCAGCTCGTGGGGCGGCGCGTGCTGGTGGTGCACGGCACGAACGACCGACGCACCGATCCCGAGCTGTCGTTCCGGCTCGCGTCCCGGGCGAAGAAGGCGAACCGGGACGTGTGCCGGTTCGAAGTCCACTCCGACGGACACGGGTTGCACCAGTACCGGTCCGAAGTGCAGGCGCTGACCGAGGACTTCGTGATGGGGGCGCTGTTCGGACGGGCGCTGTCCCGGCCCGTGCAGGACGCGCTGGCCGCACCCCCGCCCCTGGGGCTGCGGATGCCGCTCGCCTCCGGGTTCGGGGGGCGTCGGCGGTAG
- a CDS encoding LysR family transcriptional regulator, whose protein sequence is MEHQHRSRAHLSPSSDTEDMVMLLAPRLAHFAGVARTEHVTRAAQEMDVPQSTLSRAMVRLEQDLGVDLFARIGRTVSLTPAGRTFLASVERALAEIRRAADEVRADADPATGKVAFGFLHTMGSETVPGLIRAFRADHPRVRFSLVQNYGEAMIERLRAGELDLCLTSPVPDAPDLVARRLDEQKLRLVVPADHPLAARRRVRLAEAAEEAFVTLEPGYGLRRITDDLCQEAGFKPRIAFEGEEAETLRGLVAAGLGVALLPPPAFPRPGVVELTVTAPRAVREIGVAWLDGHPDTPPVAAFKKFLLSRRGSLLP, encoded by the coding sequence ATGGAGCATCAGCACAGGTCACGGGCGCACCTGTCACCATCCAGTGACACAGAAGACATGGTGATGTTGCTGGCCCCACGGCTCGCCCACTTCGCCGGCGTCGCCCGCACCGAGCACGTCACCCGCGCCGCCCAGGAGATGGACGTACCCCAGTCGACGCTCTCGCGTGCGATGGTCCGCCTGGAGCAGGACCTCGGTGTCGACCTGTTCGCCCGCATCGGCCGCACGGTCTCCCTCACCCCCGCGGGGCGCACCTTCCTCGCCTCCGTCGAACGGGCCCTCGCCGAGATCCGGCGCGCCGCCGACGAGGTCCGCGCGGACGCCGACCCGGCCACCGGCAAGGTCGCCTTCGGGTTCCTGCACACCATGGGTTCGGAGACCGTCCCCGGCCTGATCCGCGCGTTCCGCGCCGACCATCCCCGGGTCCGCTTCAGCCTGGTCCAGAACTACGGCGAGGCGATGATCGAACGCCTGCGCGCGGGAGAGCTTGACCTCTGTCTGACCTCCCCGGTCCCGGACGCCCCGGACCTCGTCGCCCGCCGCCTCGACGAGCAGAAACTGCGGCTCGTGGTCCCCGCCGACCACCCGCTCGCGGCCCGCAGGCGCGTCCGCCTCGCCGAGGCCGCCGAGGAGGCCTTCGTCACCCTGGAACCCGGCTACGGCCTCCGCCGCATCACCGACGACCTCTGCCAGGAGGCCGGCTTCAAACCGCGGATCGCCTTCGAGGGGGAGGAGGCCGAGACGCTGCGGGGCCTGGTGGCGGCCGGACTGGGCGTCGCGCTGCTGCCACCGCCGGCCTTTCCCCGCCCGGGGGTGGTGGAGCTGACCGTCACCGCGCCGAGGGCGGTACGGGAGATCGGCGTCGCCTGGCTGGACGGCCACCCGGACACACCCCCGGTGGCCGCCTTCAAGAAGTTCCTGCTGTCGAGACGGGGCAGCCTGCTGCCCTGA
- a CDS encoding MFS transporter, protein MPASTEASTRVGAVPPAPAPDSRLTPGGPGYRRMSFALFLAGVATFALLYSTQALLPLISGEFGVAASEASWTVAAATGGLALFVLPMSALSERFGRRTVMTASLAVAVTVGLLVPFAPSLPVLVALRAVQGAALAGLPASATAYLAEEVRPKALVTAIGLFVAGNSVGGMSGRVITGWVAQEWGWRVAVGVIGALAVACAVAFRLLLPAPQHFKAGSLRPHVLLGTVREHLGDPLLRRLYAIGALFMTVFGGVYTVIGYRLTEAPFSLPQGIVGSIFLVYLVGTVSASTAGRLVGRLGRRGALYAAGGTTATGLLLSLAGSLPLVLLGLVLITGGFFAGHAVASSAVSKTATHGRAQASALYQSAYYIGSSAGSTVGALAFHAGGWAGTVGVGLLAVLGVVSITVLGTRAARTQQRLATA, encoded by the coding sequence ATGCCTGCCAGTACCGAGGCGTCCACCCGCGTGGGCGCCGTGCCTCCCGCCCCTGCCCCCGACTCCCGTCTGACCCCGGGCGGCCCCGGCTACCGCCGGATGAGCTTCGCCCTCTTCCTCGCCGGGGTCGCGACCTTCGCGCTGCTGTACTCCACGCAGGCCCTACTGCCGCTGATCTCGGGCGAGTTCGGGGTGGCGGCGAGCGAGGCGAGCTGGACGGTGGCGGCCGCGACCGGCGGGCTGGCGCTGTTCGTGCTGCCGATGAGCGCCCTCTCCGAGCGCTTCGGCCGCCGTACGGTCATGACGGCCTCGCTGGCGGTCGCGGTGACGGTCGGTCTCCTGGTCCCCTTCGCGCCCTCGCTGCCCGTGCTGGTGGCGCTGCGGGCGGTGCAGGGGGCGGCCCTGGCGGGGCTGCCGGCCTCCGCGACGGCGTATCTCGCCGAGGAGGTCCGCCCGAAGGCCCTGGTCACGGCGATCGGTCTGTTCGTGGCCGGCAACAGCGTCGGCGGCATGAGCGGGCGGGTCATCACCGGCTGGGTCGCGCAGGAATGGGGCTGGCGGGTGGCCGTCGGGGTCATCGGCGCGCTCGCGGTGGCCTGTGCGGTGGCGTTCCGCCTGCTGCTCCCGGCGCCGCAGCACTTCAAGGCGGGCTCCCTGCGGCCGCACGTGCTGCTCGGCACGGTGCGGGAACACCTGGGTGACCCGCTGCTGCGCCGCCTCTACGCGATCGGTGCCCTGTTCATGACGGTGTTCGGCGGCGTGTACACGGTGATCGGCTACCGCCTCACCGAGGCCCCCTTCTCGCTCCCCCAGGGCATCGTCGGCTCGATCTTCCTGGTCTACCTGGTGGGCACGGTGTCCGCGTCCACGGCGGGCCGCCTGGTCGGCCGCCTCGGCCGCCGGGGCGCCCTGTACGCGGCGGGCGGTACGACGGCGACGGGCCTGCTGCTCTCCCTCGCGGGCTCCCTCCCCCTGGTCCTGCTCGGCCTGGTCCTGATCACGGGCGGCTTCTTCGCGGGCCACGCGGTCGCCTCGTCGGCGGTCAGCAAGACGGCCACCCACGGCCGCGCCCAGGCCTCGGCCCTGTACCAGTCGGCCTACTACATCGGCTCCAGCGCGGGCAGCACGGTCGGCGCGCTCGCCTTCCACGCGGGCGGCTGGGCCGGAACGGTCGGGGTGGGCCTCCTCGCGGTGCTCGGCGTCGTGTCGATCACCGTCCTCGGAACACGTGCGGCCCGAACCCAGCAGCGGCTCGCGACGGCCTGA
- a CDS encoding sigma-70 family RNA polymerase sigma factor — protein MTDSTTTTDLDLRLEKHRTELTGYCYRMLGSSFEAEDAVQDTMVRAWRSYDKFEGRSSLRSWLYRIATNVCLDMLTAGNKRARPMDLSESTPLAQAALSPRPDHTWLEPMPDNRILPTVEDPAEAAVAKETVRLAFMAALQQLPPKQRAVLILREVLAWKASEVAELLDTSVASVNSALQRARATLAEREQYGADAAVSDPLDEEQQKLLERYVKAFEGYDMTALTALLHEDAIMTMPPFDLWLTGHDDITGFMTTLGSACEGSRLVPVQVNGLPGFAQYKPDPEKGGYSPWAVQVLEISDGRLTGFHFFLDTQRWFPLFGLPLHLEAEPDEVKEGV, from the coding sequence ATGACGGACAGTACGACGACGACAGACCTCGATCTCAGGCTCGAGAAGCACCGCACCGAGCTGACGGGCTACTGCTACCGCATGCTCGGCTCCTCCTTCGAGGCCGAGGACGCGGTGCAGGACACGATGGTGCGGGCCTGGCGCAGCTACGACAAGTTCGAGGGCCGCTCCAGCCTCCGCTCGTGGCTGTACCGCATCGCGACCAACGTCTGTCTGGACATGCTCACGGCCGGCAACAAGCGCGCCCGCCCCATGGACCTCTCCGAGTCGACGCCCCTCGCCCAGGCCGCCCTCTCCCCCCGCCCGGACCACACCTGGCTGGAACCGATGCCCGACAACCGCATCCTGCCCACCGTCGAGGACCCGGCCGAGGCGGCCGTCGCCAAGGAGACCGTCCGGCTCGCCTTCATGGCCGCCCTCCAGCAACTGCCCCCCAAGCAGCGCGCGGTGCTGATCCTGCGCGAGGTGCTCGCCTGGAAGGCCAGCGAGGTCGCCGAGCTGCTCGACACCTCCGTCGCCTCCGTCAACAGCGCCCTCCAGCGCGCCCGGGCCACCCTCGCCGAGCGGGAGCAGTACGGCGCCGACGCGGCCGTCTCCGACCCCCTGGACGAGGAGCAGCAGAAGCTCCTGGAGCGCTATGTGAAGGCGTTCGAGGGGTACGACATGACGGCCCTGACGGCTCTCCTCCACGAGGACGCCATCATGACGATGCCGCCGTTCGACCTGTGGCTGACGGGCCACGACGACATCACCGGCTTCATGACCACCCTGGGCTCGGCCTGCGAGGGTTCCCGCCTGGTGCCGGTGCAGGTCAACGGCCTGCCGGGGTTCGCCCAGTACAAGCCGGACCCGGAGAAGGGCGGCTACAGCCCGTGGGCGGTCCAGGTGCTGGAGATCTCAGACGGCCGGCTCACCGGGTTCCACTTCTTCCTCGACACCCAGCGCTGGTTCCCGCTGTTCGGTCTGCCCCTCCACCTCGAAGCGGAGCCCGACGAGGTCAAGGAGGGCGTGTAG
- a CDS encoding STAS domain-containing protein: MSYAHPPGLPIVDAMTPAVLVLTGPVTRDEVTGLSDEVGALLRTTRAGVVVCDVAGLGPPGLGTVDLLARLQLAARRAGGRIRLRDPDPGLHALLDLVGLRFEVEGQTEQREPALGVEEEVEPGEPAV, from the coding sequence ATGAGTTACGCCCACCCGCCCGGTCTACCGATCGTGGACGCCATGACACCCGCTGTACTCGTGCTGACCGGCCCCGTCACCCGGGACGAGGTGACGGGGCTGAGCGACGAGGTCGGGGCGCTGCTGCGGACGACCCGCGCCGGGGTGGTGGTGTGCGATGTCGCCGGGCTCGGGCCACCGGGGCTCGGCACGGTGGACCTGCTCGCCCGGCTCCAGCTGGCCGCCCGGCGCGCCGGGGGCCGGATCAGGCTGCGCGACCCCGACCCCGGGCTACACGCCCTCCTTGACCTCGTCGGGCTCCGCTTCGAGGTGGAGGGGCAGACCGAACAGCGGGAACCAGCGCTGGGTGTCGAGGAAGAAGTGGAACCCGGTGAGCCGGCCGTCTGA
- a CDS encoding AEC family transporter: MQGVLTGFAVIAVVIGVGYLIGLRGYLGEQGREVLTKLAFHVASPALLFTTLARADLSVIFSSRLLVTALSTAAAAGVFVAVGVVRGWGLGRTTIGALCSSYVNSGNLGIPIAVYVLGDASLVAPVLLFQLVGVTPVALTVLDLASGEGEKGPLWRRLLTPLRNPIAVGSLAGVAVSAAGLKVPAPVMDPLTLIGGMSVPAVLLAFGISLCGSTMPGRGPDRGLVLLSVALKSVGQPVAAWALAAGVFGLHGAQLLDVVVTSSLPAAQNLYTYASTYGVGERLARDSILVSTVVSVPVLVVVAALLG; this comes from the coding sequence GTGCAGGGAGTGCTGACCGGCTTCGCGGTGATCGCGGTGGTGATCGGGGTCGGCTACCTCATCGGCCTGCGCGGCTACCTCGGCGAGCAGGGCCGCGAGGTCCTGACCAAGCTCGCCTTCCATGTCGCCTCCCCCGCCCTGCTGTTCACCACGCTCGCCAGGGCCGACCTGTCGGTGATCTTCTCCAGCCGCCTGCTGGTGACCGCGCTCAGCACGGCAGCGGCGGCGGGCGTCTTCGTGGCGGTGGGTGTCGTACGGGGGTGGGGCCTGGGCCGTACGACGATCGGCGCGCTGTGCTCGTCGTACGTCAACTCCGGCAACCTCGGCATCCCCATCGCGGTGTACGTCCTCGGCGATGCCTCGCTCGTGGCGCCGGTGCTGCTGTTCCAGCTGGTCGGGGTGACACCGGTCGCGCTGACGGTCCTCGACCTGGCGTCCGGCGAGGGCGAGAAGGGCCCGCTGTGGCGGCGGCTGCTCACTCCGCTGCGCAATCCGATCGCGGTGGGCTCACTGGCCGGGGTGGCGGTCTCGGCGGCCGGCCTGAAGGTCCCGGCCCCCGTCATGGACCCCCTCACCCTCATCGGCGGCATGTCGGTCCCGGCGGTCCTGCTCGCCTTCGGCATCTCCCTGTGCGGCAGCACGATGCCCGGCCGGGGCCCGGACCGCGGGCTCGTCCTGCTCTCGGTCGCGCTGAAGTCGGTGGGGCAGCCGGTGGCGGCCTGGGCGCTGGCGGCCGGCGTCTTCGGCCTCCACGGAGCCCAACTCCTCGACGTGGTGGTCACGTCCTCCCTCCCGGCCGCGCAGAACCTCTACACGTACGCCTCCACCTACGGCGTGGGCGAGCGCCTGGCCCGCGACTCGATCCTGGTGTCGACGGTGGTGTCGGTACCGGTGCTGGTGGTGGTGGCGGCGTTGTTGGGGTGA
- a CDS encoding Uma2 family endonuclease, with protein MSALAAEPGSPGNTDWDELVRVWEETDAPEGSKVEIVEGIVTVSPPPSEEHNDTAELVQRRLYTAIPDDWGVYQTLGLTCPETGGLFIPDLCVVPRAALRRGTRVHGGEAELVVEVTSKSNANHDRIKKAHGYAVAAVPLYLLLDAWQSGRPTATLYGEPQNGTYRVLESVEYGEELTLPAPFKLGIDTGAFPLS; from the coding sequence ATGAGCGCACTCGCCGCCGAGCCCGGCTCCCCCGGGAACACGGACTGGGACGAACTTGTCCGTGTCTGGGAGGAGACGGACGCGCCCGAGGGCAGCAAGGTGGAGATCGTTGAAGGGATCGTCACCGTGTCGCCTCCGCCGTCCGAAGAGCACAACGACACAGCTGAGCTGGTTCAGCGTCGCCTGTACACAGCGATTCCGGACGACTGGGGTGTCTATCAGACACTCGGCCTCACGTGCCCGGAGACGGGTGGCCTCTTCATTCCCGACCTGTGCGTGGTGCCGCGGGCTGCCCTGCGCCGCGGAACGCGCGTGCATGGAGGCGAAGCGGAACTCGTCGTCGAGGTCACGTCCAAGAGCAACGCGAACCACGACCGCATCAAGAAGGCTCACGGCTACGCCGTGGCAGCAGTGCCGCTCTACCTTCTGCTGGATGCCTGGCAGTCAGGACGTCCCACGGCGACGCTCTACGGGGAACCGCAGAACGGCACCTACCGAGTGCTTGAGTCGGTGGAGTACGGCGAGGAGCTGACCTTGCCCGCGCCGTTCAAGCTGGGCATCGACACCGGTGCCTTTCCGCTCAGTTGA